In the Ciona intestinalis unplaced genomic scaffold, KH HT000023.2, whole genome shotgun sequence genome, GCAGAATTCGTGAAATCCATCCTTTCACCGAGGGTTAGAGTTGGAAACGATTACGTTACTAAAGGACAAACCGTGCAACAATGCTACTACTCCACTGGTGCGCTGTCCAAGGTGATGAAGTGATGGTTGAAggactctgcttgtttgtatagacacgtAACACCAGAGTAAAAGctggtttaagtttaaaactaggGTGTTGATACATTTAATGTAGCCACCCATAACACATCCATACCAACCTACCCTAACCGacctatatatttatattaggCGGTTTACGAGAAGCTATTCAACTGGTTGGTGAAACGAATCAACGAAACATTAAGCACGAGGTTGCCACGAAGTTTCTTCATCGGCGTCCTCGATATCGCTgggtttgaaatatttgatgtGAGTTCTGTTGTTGTATAATAGGTGTCAATATAATGTGGGTTTGTTTAGTTACCAACAATAATAACCATAGAAACCATATATAGTTCAACAGCTTCGAGCAACTGTGTATTAACTTCACGAACGAAAAGCTTCAACAATTCTTCAATCATCACATGTTCGTATTGGAACAAGAAGAATACAAGCGGGAGGGAATTGATTGGGTTTTCATCGATTTTGGTCTCGATCTTCAAGCTTGTATCGAACTTATTGAAAAAGTTAGGATAACATATAATTCTATTGAAACttaattttgtgtttcttCATACATAAGCTTGTTTTGATCTCTTTGATTGCAAAAGAAATACGACGCATGTTTTAAGTCTATATCGGACCTCACCCAAAgtattcatattatatattaatacaacCCACCCTCAGCCCCTAGGCATCATGTCCATCCTTGAGGAGGAATGTATGTTTCCCAAAGCTACCGATCTAACGTTTAAGGAGAAACTTTACATGAACCATCTTGGGAAATCGAACAACTTCATCAAGCCTCGGCCGCAGATAAAGAGGAAGTTCGAAGCTCATTTCGAACTTATTCATTACGCTGGAATCGTAAGTTGGTTGCGCAATATTATGATTAAACATAACGACAGTGAGTATGTTGTATGTGAAACAAATAACTCTGTTACAGCAGCATAAATAAGCTAGAAAGAtaattatttatgtaaatacaACGTTGGCATAACAGACTGATGATGTTAGTTGTTTGGGAGATTCCGCTTGTGACGACATTCGTTGGACGATACATCACCGTTTGGGTTGTAACCAACATAGTGTATATGCATGGATTGGCTGTAACAACATGATTGCAACATCAGTGTTAACACACCACGTTACCAGGTTGGTTACAACATCAGTGGTTGGTTGGAGAAAAACAAGGATCCGCTGAATAACTCGGTCGTTGCGCTTTATAAAAAGTCGTCGCTGAAGGTGTTGGCAATGATATGGGAGAGTTATGTATCTCCGGAGGAAGGTAGGGGTGTGGCGGGGGTTGTTGGGGTTGGGGGGTGTTGGGGGTTGCTGTCTCAATGGTCAGCCAACCACAAAAACACTCACGTAGTCAAGTGTGAAAGTAATTGTCGAGTAAATGGTTTTTGTAAAGGATGAACATCTGTTGCATTGTTTATTGCAATATGATGGCAATGATAAacaagttgttgttgttgtttgtccCACAGCGATGGCGAACAAGAAGTCGTCAGGCAAGGGAGGGGGTCGGAGACAGAAAGGGGGTTCGTTTCAAACCGTGTCGTCGTTACATCgggtattatgacatcacacaccaTTATAACATACATAACAATGTCCATTATTCAGGAATCATTGAACCGTTTGATGACGAACCTCCGTTCCACTCAACCACACTTCGTGCGTTGCATTATTCCCAACGAGATGAAAAAGCCGGGATATTTGGACAACGCGCTGACGTTGCACCAACTTAGGTGTAACGGTGTGTTGGAGGGAATTAGGATTTGCAGGAAAGGATTCCCGAGCAGGATCCTCTACGCCGAGTTTAAACAAAGGTAAAACATGGATATCATATTtcgaatatttaaactttcaaCAACATCTGTTATCACCAACCCTAGGTATCGAATATTAAACCCGGCATCGATCCCCGACGGACAATTCCTCGACAGCAAGAAAGCCACGGAAAAGTTGATGGCATCACTGGAACTGGATGTTGCGCAATATAGATTCGGCAACACTAAGATATTCTTCAAAGCTGGAATGTTGGGAACGCTAGAAGATATGAGAGATGAAAGGTTGACGATCATAATCACGAGAATGCAATCGAGGGGGAGGGGAAAGCAGATGAGGGTCGAGTTTAAGAAGATGTTAGAACGAAAGTAAGGATaagcgccaaacctggggtggcagggtgggcaggccaaccccgGAATTAAGTTAGTTTTGTTTCAAgcaattgtattttttgtattcttaATTCCACATTCAACTAaattcttatattttattataaatcatAACATTCCATTAGACAAGCATGCTCGTTGATCCAAGCAAACATACGTGCGTATCTCGCCGTTCGTAACTGGGTGTGGATGCGATTGATGTTTAAGATCAAACCACTTCTTAAATCGGCCGAGAACGCCAAGGAGATGGAACAAATAGAGAAAGAAAAAGCCGACCTTGAGGAAAATTATGAACGAGAGAAGAAAAGAAGGCAAGAGTTGGAAGATTCGCAAGTCTCGTTGATTCAGGACAAGAATGATCTTGTGCTCCAACTTAATGCTGTAAGTTGGGGGTTTGGGGCTTTAACTTAATGCTGTGAGTTGGGGGTTTGGGGCTTTAACTTAATGCTGTGAGTTGGGGGTTTGGGGCTTGCATCCATAGAAACACAGAGTAACTTGGTAGATTTTGGTATTTTAGTGACTTTTCcaatgggtttaaacaaaatgttttttttgtgttaatttaAAGGAACAAGAAAACCTTCAAGATGCCGAAGATAGATGTGACCAACTTATCAAGTCTAAAGTTGAAATGGAATCCAAACTTAAAGGTGGGTGGTTTGTAGTTACAGACTGCATCTAAATGATGATGTTCACATATTTGATCCGTTGAGTAAAACGCTCCTGACTGTAAATTTCAACAATTCATGTTCGTCGCCTTTCCCACaaaccatatattttgttgaatCGTTAGATTTATCGGAGCGTTTGGAAGATGAGGAGGAAGCGAACAACGATATTTTGTCAAAGAAACGGAAACTTGAAGATGAATGTTCGGAGTTGAAGAAAGATATCGATGATTTGGAGTTGACGTTGGCTAAAGTGGAAAAGGAGAAGCACGCAACTGagaataaggtggggggggtgCGTGTGGGGGTGTGTTGATGCAAAGGTGGGAAAACATTGCACTGAATAAgaattttgtctgttattTGTTGAATTATATTCTTGTCAACACCTATATTTCGTTTGTGTAAACCTCTGGGTTGTTCGTGCAGGCTTATCTTAATTGAAAGGTTTAAAGCTTGGGTTATAGGGGTTGTACAAGTTGGAAATGGATTCATATTTTTGATGTTAACCCAAACATGATGAGGTTGCCATCGCCAcccatataaatatatcttatatattcGATAACTTGATGTGTTTGTTGAAGGTTAAAAACTTGAATGAAGAAGTTTCAACGTTGGAGGAAAGTCTGGAACgttcaaacaaagaaaagaaatctCTCCAGGAGGCGCACCAGCAAACTTTAGACGATCTTCAGCAGGAGGAAGATAAAGTTAACAGTTTGTCGaaacataaaagtaaattgGAACAACAAGTAGATGATGTGAGTTGTTATTTGGTTAATATTCTATGTGTGGTTCTATGGCATGCCTGAGGTATAAGCCAGGTTTCTACTTCCCAAAATGTGTATTATATAAGATATGGGGGatcaacattatatatattacataacaacACTTATACGTCCCAGCTCGAAGCCTCGTTAGAACAAGAGAAGAAAATACGAATGGANNNNNNNNNNNNNNNNNNNNNNNNNNNNNNNNNNNNNNNNNNNNNNNNNNNNNNNNNNNNNNNNNNNNNNNNNNNNNNNNNNNNNNNNNNNNNNNNNNNNNNNNNNNNNNNNNNNNNNNNNNNNNAACTTGTTAATGGTGGGTATGATTTCAtagttgatgatgtcataatatacatACACCATGGTATACAAAGCACATCACGTTGCATTCCATAATTAATAGAGCGAGTTAGAAGAGATGCGATCTGGGTTGGAGCAAGCGGAGCGCGCAAGGAAAGCTGCCGAGGCCGAGTTGATGGAAGTTGCGGAACGTTCCAATTTACTTCACACACAAAACACGGCGCTGATCAACCAGAAGCGGAAACAAGAATCCGAGATCGTTCAAATAAGAGGGGAGGTAGAAGAACTCAGTGAGGAACAACGACATGCAGAGGAGAAAGCTAAGAAAGCTATTATTGATGTGAGTGGTTTAGGGGAAGTTGGGTCGGATAGGGTGGGTTGGGTGGTTGGGTGGTTGGGTGGTTGGTGCCTATGAGTGTGATGTGTAGATATTAACTTGTATATCACGCAGGCAGCCATGATGGCAGAGGAATTGAAGAAAGAACAAGATCAGTCGTCTCATCTTGAACGAATGAAGAAGAATTTGGAACAAACGATTAAAGATCTTCAAATGAGATTGGACGAAGCTGAGCAAGTTGCTTTGAAGGGAGGGAGGAAGCAAGTTCATAAGTTGGAAACCAGGGTGGGTTTGTGGGTGAAActatatttatcctcgcgtggcgggcgATGCTTGTGGTTATAACTGGACTCTTCGTAATCATGTTGAACATTGTTCCCCCTAACCCAGGTTCGCGAGCTGGAGAACGAGCTCGACAGCGAACAACGACGCAGCGTTGAAGTAACAAAAGTGATGCGTAAAAGTGAGCGTAGAATGAAGGAGGTGACGTACCAAGCCGATGAAGATAAAAAGAACTTGGTTCGGATGCAAGACTTGGTGGATAAGTTGCAAGTTAAAGTAAAGACATATAAACGTCAATGCGAGGAAACAGtaagtattgtgatgtcatcatgatGTCAAACATAGATACCCACATTACATTTCATGACATCATACACGCAGGAGGAGCAGGCCAACTTAAACCTCGCTAAATATCGAAAGTTACAACACGAGTTGGATGACGCGGAAGAAAGAGCAGAAGTTGCCGAGTCATCTTTGAATAAACTACGAGCCAAAGCACGAGATGGAACGTCGTTTGCTAATTATAAAGGTGGGAGGTTGGGTTGAGCGTTTTGCGATAAGTTTATTAAGAAACCGATATGTTACGCAGACATCccgtttatgtttaaaatattccagtGGATCCTCgttgaattgtttattttctttgcaGATTAATCTCACCGCTGGATGGCGCATGTGGTGCATgatgtttaatacacgacaacataatattttgtgtGAAGTGAAGTTTACTTCATAGAACAGCCAGGTTGTAATGTAACCTCTGAAGGGAGTGTAGTCAGTTGTTTGTATCGGCCACATTAATGTTGGAACCACTTTGTTGCATTATGACGTAGGATAGAGACAGCACACGTTGTTTCTTAATCAaagatttattgtttttgttgaaacaTTAAACTCAGGGTGAAACGTAATTTATATCAAACAAACTTGACATTGCAAACTCCTTCGATTATCAGTGAACAGATATTTAGATTTAGGTGTGTTGAGGTTACATAAGTTACGATCAGCCGTAGGTTTTAGAAACACCTTGTGTTGTGATAAGTGAAGTAAAAAGTGAGTGAACGTATCTTATTTCCCCGCGTGGCGGGCCAACGACAGGCGTTATCatacgggtttaacacctcgtgccag is a window encoding:
- the LOC100182775 gene encoding myosin-7, which codes for MAAWDPSQAKAAACYLRLDPKDMMEIQSQPFVGKKAVWIPCKKVVYRKGEIIGPSDKKDCKLVLAENGDEVHVKEDNIDEQNPPKFTLIEDMANMTYLNEPSVLNNLKLRYEKFLIYTYSGLFCVTINPYKLLPVYETYVVGCYKGKRRAEMPPHIFSIADNAYNDMLRNRENQSMLITGESGAGKTVNTKRVIQYFATVAALGDAKVEDGKSTKGTLEDQIIQANPAMEAFGNAKTIRNDNSSRFGKFIRIHFGTTGKLASGDIETYLLEKSRVIFQQPGERGFHIFYQIISGAKPELLENLLITTDPYDYKYMSQGDVAVASIDDADELNATDTAFDVLGFSQDEKNGIYRIMGSIMHTGNMKFKQKPREEQAEADGTEDADKVTYLLGINSAEFVKSILSPRVRVGNDYVTKGQTVQQCYYSTGALSKAVYEKLFNWLVKRINETLSTRLPRSFFIGVLDIAGFEIFDFNSFEQLCINFTNEKLQQFFNHHMFVLEQEEYKREGIDWVFIDFGLDLQACIELIEKPLGIMSILEEECMFPKATDLTFKEKLYMNHLGKSNNFIKPRPQIKRKFEAHFELIHYAGIVGYNISGWLEKNKDPLNNSVVALYKKSSLKVLAMIWESYVSPEEAMANKKSSGKGGGRRQKGGSFQTVSSLHRESLNRLMTNLRSTQPHFVRCIIPNEMKKPGYLDNALTLHQLRCNGVLEGIRICRKGFPSRILYAEFKQRYRILNPASIPDGQFLDSKKATEKLMASLELDVAQYRFGNTKIFFKAGMLGTLEDMRDERLTIIITRMQSRGRGKQMRVEFKKMLERKQACSLIQANIRAYLAVRNWVWMRLMFKIKPLLKSAENAKEMEQIEKEKADLEENYEREKKRRQELEDSQVSLIQDKNDLVLQLNAEQENLQDAEDRCDQLIKSKVEMESKLKDLSERLEDEEEANNDILSKKRKLEDECSELKKDIDDLELTLAKVEKEKHATENKVKNLNEEVSTLEESLERSNKEKKSLQEAHQQTLDDLQQEEDKVNSLSKHKSKLEQQVDDLEASLEQEKKILMSELEEMRSGLEQAERARKAAEAELMEVAERSNLLHTQNTALINQKRKQESEIVQIRGEVEELSEEQRHAEEKAKKAIIDAAMMAEELKKEQDQSSHLERMKKNLEQTIKDLQMRLDEAEQVALKGGRKQVHKLETRVRELENELDSEQRRSVEVTKVMRKSERRMKEVTYQADEDKKNLVRMQDLVDKLQVKVKTYKRQCEETEEQANLNLAKYRKLQHELDDAEERAEVAESSLNKLRAKARDGTSFANYKD